One window from the genome of Oncorhynchus kisutch isolate 150728-3 linkage group LG21, Okis_V2, whole genome shotgun sequence encodes:
- the LOC109866694 gene encoding cholesterol 24-hydroxylase yields the protein MALFHLIAGWIGSVLMCLLALILIVFLSFCLYIKYIHFKYDHIPGPPRDSFIFGHSAILREISNGRVIHDKFLEWSRTYGPVYRINGMHIVMLFVTCPDTTKEVLMSPKYPKDSLVYKGLFNLFGQRFLGSGLITAHNHDAWYKQRRIMDPAFSSLYLRGQMGAFNERAERLMDKLADMADTNTAANMHQMFNLVTLDIITKVAFGVDLDLLKESDTPFPKAIEMCLKGMVHYVRDSTFQLYPKNKKFINEVKESVQLLRSTGRRWINERKMAIQNGEDVPKDILTQILKTAGKEENKDNEDEELMLDNFVTLFVAGQETTANQLAFAVMELGRLPEILANAKQEVDDVIGVKQEISFDDLGKMTYLSQVLKETLRLYPTAPGTSRFIPNDITINGIPIPAGVTCFFNSYVCGRLDKFFEEPLKFDPERFHPDTAKPYYCYYPFALGPRSCLGQSFAQMEAKVVMAKLLQRFDFSLLPGQSFDILDTGTLRPKSGVVCSIRHRGQTAAA from the exons ATGGCACTTTTTCATTTGATTGCAGGTTGGATTGGTTCTGTTCTTATGTGCCTACTTGCTTTGATTTTGATCGTATTTCTCAGTTTTTGTCTGTACATAAAATATATTCATTTCAAATATGATCACATACCGGGACCACCAAGAGACAG TTTTATATTTGGACATTCCGCAATCCTGAGGGAAATTAGCAATGGTCGAGTTATCCACGACAAATTCCTGGAATG GTCTAGGACATATGGACCGGTGTACCGTATCAACGGTATGCACATTGTGATGCTGTTTGTCACCTGCCCTGATACCACCAAG GAAGTGCTGATGTCACCAAAGTACCCCAAAGACTCACTAGTCTACAAGGGTCTTTTCAACCTATTTGGACAGAG GTTTCTGGGAAGTGGTCTGATTACGGCTCATAATCATGATGCGTGGTACAAACAGCGAAGGATCATGGACCCTGCCTTCAGCAGTCT GTACCTACGTGGTCAGATGGGTGCGTTCAACGAGCGGGCAGAGCGTCTGATGGATAAACTGGCAGACATGGCTGACACCAACACAGCCGCCAACATGCACCAAATGTTCAACCTTGTGACCCTGGATATCATCACCAAG GTGGCGTTTGGAGTGGATCTTGATCTGTTGAAGGAGAGTGACACTCCATTCCCCAAAGCCATAGAGATGTGTCTGAAGGGAATGGTCCACTATGTCAGAGACTCCACCTTCCAG CTCTACCCAAAGAACAAGAAGTTCATCAACGAGGTGAAAGAGTCTGTTCAGCTATTGCGTTCGACAGGCAGACGGTGGATCAACGAGAGGAAAATGGCCATCCAAAATGGCGAGGATGTCCCTAAAGATATCCTGACACAGATCCTCAAGACGGCTGGCAAAG AGGAAAACAAAGACAATGAAGATGAGGAGCTTATGCTGGACAACTTTGTAACCTTATTCGTTGCGG GGCAAGAGACAACAGCCAATCAACTAGCTTTTGCTGTCATGGAACTGGGAAGGCTGCCTGAGATATTGGCCAA TGCGAAGCAAGAAGTAGATGATGTCATCGGGGTGAAACAGGAAATCAGCTTTGATGACCTGGGGAAAATGACCTACCTGTCTCAG GTGTTGAAGGAGACTCTGAGGTTGTATCCCACGGCTCCAGGTACGTCTCGCTTCATCCCCAATGACATCACCATCAACGGCATCCCCATCCCAGCAGGAGTCACATGCTTC TTCAATTCATACGTCTGTGGACGGTTGGATAAGTTCTTTGAGGAGCCGCTGAAGTTTGACCCAGAGAGGTTCCATCCGGACACTGCCAA GCCctattactgctactaccccTTCGCCCTGGGACCACGCTCATGTCTGGGACAGAGCTTcgcacag ATGGAGGCGAAGGTAGTGATGGCCAAGCTGCTCCAGAGGTTTGACTTCAGCCTACTGCCTGGCCAGTCCTTTGACATCCTGGACACGGGCACTCTGAGACCAAAGAGCGGAGTGGTGTGTAGCAtcagacacagaggacagacagCTGCAGCCTGA